A region from the Paraurantiacibacter namhicola genome encodes:
- the dapA gene encoding 4-hydroxy-tetrahydrodipicolinate synthase, which produces MFSGSIPALVTPFRDGSFDEAAFRKFVDWQIENGSSALVPCGTTGEAATLDRTEHHRVIAVCVEQAAGRVPVIAGCGSNDSEVALDHLRVSKELGADAGLCVAPYYNRPTQAGLLEHFGYLAENSDLPIVLYNVPGRTVTDILPETVIALAKAYPKSIVSLKDASGDLSRVVTQRMGLGADFNQLSGDDPLALAGYALGQSGCISVTANVAPKLCAEFHAACAEGDFEKARGLNETLYPLHRAMFADASPAPAKYALSKLHDWLLPDVRRPIVACSDSARSAVDAAMVSAGIA; this is translated from the coding sequence ATGTTTTCCGGTTCGATACCCGCCCTGGTGACTCCTTTTCGCGACGGATCGTTTGACGAGGCGGCCTTCCGCAAGTTCGTCGACTGGCAGATCGAGAACGGATCGAGCGCGCTGGTCCCCTGCGGCACGACGGGCGAGGCTGCGACGCTGGACCGCACCGAGCACCACCGCGTGATCGCAGTCTGCGTGGAGCAGGCGGCGGGCCGCGTTCCGGTGATTGCGGGCTGCGGCAGCAATGACAGCGAGGTGGCGCTGGACCATTTGCGCGTGAGCAAAGAACTGGGCGCTGATGCGGGCCTGTGCGTCGCGCCCTATTACAACCGCCCGACGCAGGCCGGCCTGCTCGAACATTTCGGATACCTTGCCGAAAACAGCGACTTGCCCATCGTCCTTTACAATGTGCCGGGCCGCACGGTGACGGATATATTGCCGGAAACCGTGATCGCGCTGGCCAAGGCCTATCCCAAGTCCATCGTCTCCCTGAAGGATGCGAGCGGCGACCTGTCGCGCGTGGTGACACAGCGCATGGGGCTGGGCGCGGATTTCAACCAGCTGTCCGGCGACGATCCGCTGGCGCTGGCAGGTTATGCACTGGGCCAGAGCGGGTGCATTTCGGTCACCGCAAATGTCGCGCCCAAGCTGTGCGCAGAATTCCACGCCGCCTGCGCCGAGGGGGACTTCGAAAAAGCGCGCGGCCTCAATGAAACGCTCTATCCGCTGCACCGCGCCATGTTTGCCGATGCCAGCCCGGCACCTGCGAAATACGCCCTGTCGAAGCTGCATGACTGGCTGCTGCCCGACGTGCGCCGCCCCATCGTGGCCTGTTCCGACAGCGCACGCTCCGCAGTCGATGCCGCCATGGTCTCGGCCGGCATCGCCTGA
- a CDS encoding flotillin family protein, which translates to MVGIIGTVIAVFAIFLFLIKLYRRASKETAFVRTGVGGEKVVMNGGALVFPIFHETMPVNMNTLVLSVIRRDAEALITLDRLRIDVKAEFYVRVKPDAEAIGMAAQTLGHRTMQPEMLKDLVEGKFVDALRSVAAGMTMNELHEQRADFVQKVQQVSSNDLAMNGLELESVSLTGLDQTSIEHFNANNAFDAEGLTKLTEQIEARKKLRNDIEQDTRVQMEAKNLEADARSFEISRDTEYARLEQEREVEIRRASQMSEIASQQAERQREADAARIEAKKLVDAQQIEADKLVEERRIDQVRALEIARQEQQIAVQNKSREESQAKAEADAARAKAVAAEEQVATARESEIAERQKKIELIEAAKQAEREAIGVKVEAEAERDAASNRAEALRREAEGEAEAEKLRAEAARVRFEVEAAGQQAINEAANILSMEQISLQTKLALLKVLPEVIRESAKPMEAIDSIKIVQVDGLTQKSGPAAGNGTGAGGSGGSGNLANDAVAAALSYRAQAPVLDGLMKELGLDGSSLNTLVAGAAKVEAEGFANDAGLAEGADMPSLFNADTSEESDKKSGKKKPGGTAEAAE; encoded by the coding sequence ATGGTCGGCATAATCGGCACCGTGATTGCGGTCTTCGCAATCTTCCTCTTCCTCATCAAGCTCTACCGCAGGGCTTCCAAGGAGACCGCATTCGTCCGCACGGGCGTCGGCGGGGAAAAGGTCGTGATGAACGGGGGCGCGCTCGTCTTCCCGATCTTCCACGAAACCATGCCGGTCAACATGAATACGCTGGTGCTCTCTGTCATCCGCCGCGATGCGGAGGCGCTGATTACGCTCGACCGCCTGCGGATCGACGTGAAGGCGGAATTCTACGTCCGCGTGAAGCCCGACGCCGAAGCCATCGGCATGGCCGCGCAAACGCTGGGCCACCGGACCATGCAGCCCGAAATGCTGAAGGACCTGGTGGAAGGCAAATTTGTCGACGCACTGCGCAGTGTGGCCGCCGGCATGACCATGAATGAGCTGCACGAGCAGCGCGCCGACTTCGTGCAGAAGGTGCAGCAGGTATCGTCCAACGACCTCGCCATGAACGGGCTGGAGCTGGAATCTGTCTCGCTGACCGGTCTCGACCAGACCAGCATCGAGCACTTCAACGCCAACAACGCCTTCGATGCCGAAGGCCTGACCAAGCTGACCGAGCAGATCGAGGCGCGCAAGAAACTGCGCAACGACATCGAGCAGGATACGCGCGTGCAGATGGAGGCCAAGAACCTCGAAGCCGATGCCCGCAGCTTCGAAATCAGCCGCGACACCGAATATGCCCGGCTGGAGCAGGAGCGCGAGGTGGAAATCCGCCGTGCTTCGCAGATGTCCGAAATCGCCAGCCAGCAGGCCGAGCGCCAGCGGGAAGCCGATGCCGCGCGGATCGAGGCGAAGAAGCTGGTCGACGCACAGCAGATCGAGGCGGACAAGCTGGTGGAAGAACGCCGGATCGACCAGGTCCGCGCGCTCGAAATCGCACGGCAGGAGCAGCAGATCGCGGTGCAGAACAAGTCCCGCGAGGAAAGCCAGGCCAAAGCGGAAGCCGATGCCGCGCGTGCCAAGGCGGTGGCTGCCGAGGAGCAGGTCGCGACTGCGCGTGAAAGCGAGATCGCCGAGCGCCAGAAGAAGATCGAGCTGATCGAGGCGGCCAAGCAGGCCGAGCGCGAAGCCATCGGCGTGAAGGTAGAAGCCGAGGCGGAGCGCGATGCCGCGTCCAACCGCGCCGAAGCCCTGCGCCGCGAGGCCGAAGGTGAGGCGGAAGCCGAGAAGCTGCGGGCCGAAGCCGCGCGCGTCCGCTTCGAAGTGGAGGCAGCCGGCCAGCAGGCCATCAACGAGGCTGCCAATATCCTCTCCATGGAGCAGATCAGCCTGCAGACGAAGCTGGCCCTGCTGAAGGTCCTGCCGGAAGTCATCCGCGAAAGCGCGAAGCCGATGGAAGCAATCGATTCCATCAAGATCGTGCAGGTCGATGGCCTTACGCAGAAGAGCGGTCCGGCTGCCGGAAACGGCACAGGTGCGGGCGGCTCAGGCGGCTCGGGCAACCTTGCCAACGATGCCGTGGCTGCAGCCCTATCCTACCGCGCGCAGGCGCCGGTGCTGGACGGGCTGATGAAAGAACTGGGCCTCGACGGATCCAGCCTCAACACGCTGGTCGCAGGCGCGGCCAAGGTGGAGGCGGAAGGCTTCGCCAATGATGCCGGACTGGCGGAAGGGGCGGACATGCCCTCGCTGTTCAATGCCGACACGTCGGAAGAGAGCGACAAGAAGTCCGGCAAGAAGAAGCCAGGCGGCACGGCAGAAGCTGCCGAGTAA
- a CDS encoding GreA/GreB family elongation factor, with the protein MKPASNPITPAGLAALKARYDHLLGTERPAIVEVVSWAAGNGDRSENGDYLYGRKRMREIDRELAHLSRRMKAARVVDPSQAPDKSRAFFGARVTMVDEKDRETTITLVGDDEQDAGNGRIGWSSPMARALRGAAVGDLRTVRLPAGEMEWEVLSITYPEPE; encoded by the coding sequence GTGAAGCCGGCATCCAATCCGATCACCCCGGCAGGCCTTGCCGCGCTGAAAGCCCGCTATGACCACCTGCTGGGCACGGAGCGTCCGGCCATCGTGGAGGTGGTCAGCTGGGCGGCGGGCAATGGCGATCGCAGCGAGAATGGCGATTACCTTTATGGTCGCAAGCGCATGCGCGAAATCGACCGCGAACTGGCGCACCTATCGCGCCGGATGAAGGCCGCGCGCGTGGTCGACCCGTCGCAGGCCCCGGACAAAAGCCGCGCCTTCTTCGGCGCAAGGGTGACCATGGTGGACGAGAAAGACCGCGAGACGACCATCACGCTGGTCGGCGATGACGAGCAGGATGCCGGCAATGGCCGCATCGGCTGGTCCAGCCCCATGGCCCGCGCCCTGCGCGGTGCAGCGGTGGGCGATCTGCGTACCGTGCGCCTGCCTGCTGGCGAAATGGAGTGGGAGGTGCTCTCCATCACCTATCCCGAACCGGAATAG
- a CDS encoding lytic transglycosylase domain-containing protein, which produces MSSMVRTTLAFAVSALLLSSASPALAQSGAPQGYDAGDYDQARANMVARAPGRMAPAIAQWEQLTAGGQYTFDAYANFLLAYPGFPLESSLRVKAESRLDEEYVPAGRLVQYFDRFPPLTNNGRAQYAIALAQVRPDAAMAMAREAWRGGKMSETAEANIASRYGNAFTQADNDARMDALLWQREPDAAARQLYRTTPAAQPRFAARLAILQGGDGAIADGGALMDPGYLWNRSRELRLEGRPSQAVSMHANRAPLAALPFDETAWVEEVLAVAKIAGARDSVTIAGKVDDAFPAGTDISAKPYKLRDDYTTLMWLGGTNALWQLGDGRAAAPLFYRYGAAARTPQTRSKGFFWAGEASARGGDRESANRYWEMAAQYPDRFYGMMSLNRLGRAVPMPPPVPQVSPTPEERAAFQSDPLTAATVEVSRTAPWRTGIRFYREIANRADTPGEHMLVAELARDIGRRDLAVNMHDAAAADGHQDFVRLGFPVLNTPPGTDWTLVHAITRQESQFAQNAISHAGARGLMQLMPATAREEAGKAGMAYMTSSLIDDPRYNIRLGSNHIQRLLAYYDGSYPLAIAAYNAGPGNVNKWLRRNGDPRTGSISWEAWIEQIPFFETKNYVQRVLENAVVYELLYPDRATYGRSRTLQELMR; this is translated from the coding sequence ATGTCCAGCATGGTTCGCACTACACTCGCTTTCGCAGTATCCGCCCTCCTGCTTTCCTCCGCCAGCCCGGCCCTCGCCCAGTCGGGCGCGCCGCAGGGTTATGACGCAGGCGATTACGATCAGGCACGCGCCAACATGGTCGCCCGCGCGCCGGGCCGCATGGCGCCTGCCATCGCGCAGTGGGAACAGCTGACGGCGGGCGGGCAGTACACGTTCGACGCCTACGCCAACTTCCTGTTGGCCTATCCCGGCTTCCCGCTGGAAAGCAGCTTGCGGGTGAAGGCGGAATCCCGGCTGGACGAGGAATACGTGCCCGCTGGCCGCCTTGTGCAGTATTTCGACCGTTTCCCGCCGCTGACCAACAATGGCCGCGCGCAATACGCCATCGCGCTGGCGCAGGTCCGGCCCGACGCTGCCATGGCGATGGCGCGAGAGGCCTGGCGCGGCGGCAAGATGAGCGAGACGGCGGAAGCCAACATTGCGTCGCGTTACGGCAATGCCTTCACCCAGGCGGACAACGACGCGCGCATGGATGCCCTGCTGTGGCAGCGCGAGCCCGATGCCGCCGCACGCCAGCTCTATCGCACCACGCCCGCTGCCCAGCCGCGCTTTGCCGCGCGCCTTGCGATCCTGCAGGGCGGCGACGGGGCAATTGCCGATGGCGGCGCACTGATGGATCCGGGCTACCTCTGGAACCGCAGCCGCGAATTGCGGCTTGAGGGGCGCCCCTCGCAGGCCGTTTCCATGCACGCCAACCGCGCCCCGCTGGCCGCATTGCCGTTCGACGAGACGGCATGGGTCGAGGAAGTCCTTGCCGTCGCAAAGATCGCGGGTGCCCGCGACAGCGTCACCATCGCGGGCAAGGTTGACGATGCCTTCCCCGCCGGGACGGACATCTCGGCCAAGCCGTACAAGCTGCGCGACGATTACACGACGCTGATGTGGCTGGGCGGCACGAACGCCCTGTGGCAGCTGGGCGACGGACGCGCAGCGGCTCCGCTGTTTTACCGCTACGGCGCAGCAGCGCGCACCCCGCAGACCCGCTCAAAGGGCTTCTTCTGGGCGGGCGAGGCTTCCGCGCGTGGCGGGGACCGGGAAAGCGCGAACCGCTATTGGGAAATGGCGGCGCAATATCCGGACCGCTTCTACGGCATGATGTCGCTGAACCGGCTGGGCCGCGCCGTGCCCATGCCGCCGCCCGTCCCGCAGGTTTCACCCACACCGGAAGAGCGCGCCGCTTTCCAGTCCGACCCGCTGACCGCGGCGACGGTCGAGGTATCCCGCACCGCGCCCTGGCGCACCGGTATCCGCTTCTATCGCGAGATCGCCAACCGGGCGGATACGCCGGGCGAGCACATGCTGGTGGCAGAACTCGCCCGCGATATCGGCCGCCGCGACCTGGCGGTGAACATGCACGATGCCGCTGCCGCCGATGGCCACCAGGATTTCGTGCGGCTGGGCTTCCCGGTTCTGAACACGCCGCCAGGCACGGACTGGACGCTGGTCCACGCTATTACGCGGCAGGAAAGCCAGTTCGCCCAGAACGCCATCAGCCACGCAGGGGCACGCGGCCTGATGCAGCTGATGCCGGCCACCGCGCGCGAAGAAGCGGGCAAGGCGGGCATGGCGTACATGACCAGCAGCCTGATCGACGATCCGCGCTACAACATCCGCCTTGGCAGTAACCACATCCAGCGTCTGCTGGCCTATTACGATGGCAGCTACCCGCTCGCCATCGCGGCTTACAACGCAGGCCCCGGCAATGTGAACAAGTGGCTGCGGCGCAATGGAGACCCGCGCACCGGCTCCATCAGCTGGGAGGCGTGGATCGAGCAGATCCCGTTCTTCGAGACGAAGAATTACGTGCAGCGCGTGCTGGAAAACGCCGTCGTTTATGAGCTGCTTTATCCCGACCGCGCGACCTATGGCCGCAGCCGCACCCTGCAGGAACTGATGCGCTGA